The DNA window GGGTAATTCTTTATTAGTTTCAAATAACGCTGTTCCGCATTTAACGTTGATAATTCTTTTGAACGATTTTCGTTATAATTGATCGATTGATGAAAAACAGAGATACTGAAATCTTTCATTGAAGGACTTTCCTCAGTCAGTTTATTCAAATTTTCTTTGGTAATTCTCAACAGTTCACAATCCGTAATACATTCAACATTTTCATCAGATTTAGTCTGATTGATAAAATTAAAATAAGAAGTAAAAAATCCAGGGGGGCAATTAATATGAGTTGTCACTTCATTTCCGTTTTCATCAAAATGAAACAATCTTAAATATCCCGAAATAATATAATACAAATACCTTGGAACATTTCCTTCCTCTTCAATCACTGTATTTTTTGAATATTCAACAGGTTCAAAATATTCTTTGATCAATTCAATTTCGGCAGAATTAAAATGGTAAGAAGCCTGAATATATTGTAAAAGTTTGTCGTGCATCTGCATAGACCTTCATATATTTATACAAATTTACCTCAAAATAATAAAATTCAAGAAGAAAACAATATTGTAAATTTTTACAATCAGTCAA is part of the Chryseobacterium camelliae genome and encodes:
- a CDS encoding Crp/Fnr family transcriptional regulator codes for the protein MQMHDKLLQYIQASYHFNSAEIELIKEYFEPVEYSKNTVIEEEGNVPRYLYYIISGYLRLFHFDENGNEVTTHINCPPGFFTSYFNFINQTKSDENVECITDCELLRITKENLNKLTEESPSMKDFSISVFHQSINYNENRSKELSTLNAEQRYLKLIKNYPGIIQNVPIQYIASFLGMKPESLSRIRRKLIN